Proteins from one Solidesulfovibrio sp. genomic window:
- a CDS encoding glycosyltransferase: protein MQESISIILVTRNCKETIGHVLNELLQCHRDFRLELVVIDLCSSDGSLEEISKFSNYLFCRVITKNENLSYATLCNLAATKAKHDTLLFAKSIIVDIALFIKSALEKLSNSQFHAVGLSKTPDCSTHKEDKTVSCSPSAIADDIFLCKHEDFNLLGGFCENYNNGLEFSDFAFRLNALLNKKTAFIDIPQRSYDNKNYFLQTSGNQFFSVNWNRFVFDTHKENISRRSSQEAITNTSSQEKCLLSFIFFHQTAHLFPDLMLFFQEFPFGNAFEVHCIHGPETDDLAKIKDLATDLHQKHLTRCLFHQATDLASIIDTTCAKHVLFMKDSKFQTDLLAKSLRAILDQGTGMVYLKSSADIAGYLFHKDDFLLCRDYLYPHSDDIELQLLDLNLQFILQLGKGCQEIQ from the coding sequence ATGCAAGAATCCATCTCCATTATACTTGTAACTCGAAACTGCAAAGAGACTATTGGACACGTCTTGAATGAGCTCTTGCAGTGCCATAGAGACTTTCGTCTAGAATTGGTAGTAATTGATCTGTGTTCATCGGACGGGTCTCTGGAAGAAATTTCAAAATTCAGTAATTATCTATTTTGTCGAGTCATTACAAAAAACGAAAACCTTTCGTACGCGACTCTATGCAATTTGGCAGCTACGAAGGCAAAACATGACACCTTACTGTTTGCAAAATCCATTATTGTTGATATTGCTCTTTTCATAAAGTCTGCCCTCGAAAAGCTCTCGAACAGCCAATTTCACGCCGTTGGTTTATCGAAAACACCTGATTGCTCCACCCACAAAGAAGATAAAACAGTCAGTTGCTCTCCTTCTGCAATTGCAGATGATATTTTTTTATGTAAACATGAAGACTTCAATTTGCTTGGCGGTTTTTGTGAAAATTACAACAACGGATTAGAATTTTCTGATTTTGCATTCAGATTGAATGCCCTGCTAAATAAAAAGACTGCTTTTATTGATATTCCACAACGCTCATATGATAATAAAAATTATTTCTTGCAGACCTCTGGCAATCAATTCTTCTCCGTCAACTGGAACAGATTTGTGTTTGACACACATAAAGAAAATATTTCACGCAGATCTTCGCAAGAGGCAATAACGAACACATCTTCTCAGGAAAAATGTTTACTTTCGTTTATATTTTTCCATCAGACGGCACATCTTTTCCCTGATTTGATGCTTTTTTTCCAGGAATTTCCTTTCGGCAATGCTTTCGAAGTCCATTGCATCCATGGTCCTGAAACTGATGATCTCGCAAAGATAAAGGATCTTGCAACAGATTTACACCAAAAACATTTGACAAGATGTCTTTTTCATCAAGCGACGGACTTGGCAAGCATAATTGATACAACGTGTGCCAAGCACGTTCTCTTTATGAAAGATTCCAAATTTCAGACAGACTTGCTGGCCAAATCCCTAAGGGCAATATTGGATCAAGGCACGGGTATGGTTTATTTGAAGTCTTCCGCCGATATCGCCGGCTATCTCTTTCACAAAGATGATTTTCTGTTGTGTCGTGACTACTTATATCCGCACAGTGACGACATAGAATTGCAACTGCTCGACTTGAACTTGCAATTCA